One window of the Zea mays cultivar B73 chromosome 3, Zm-B73-REFERENCE-NAM-5.0, whole genome shotgun sequence genome contains the following:
- the LOC100283420 gene encoding Indole-3-pyruvate monooxygenase YUCCA4 — MDHHFTEIEGKMAHEPLAHSSTFSDETKDKMEHDSLVYSPRSIARATTTGIPVGDQGVAVLRGPLIVGAGPAGLACAALLTMLYIPYVLLERDVCVASMWHRRTYRRLCLHLPKRYCELPLMHFPRTYPTYPTRQQFLVYLNEYMRAFGIRPFFSLEVVAAEYNGEYWCVRTKDVIPTGTLNGQSGEESIREYRSKWLIVATGENAEPVVPDMPGIHNFKGQVMHSCDYRSGESFQGKKVLVVGCGNSGMEVSLDLANHNVHTSMAVRRSGHVLPREVMGISTFSLSVWLLKFLRVQIVDRILLLLAWFILGDTAQIGIPRPSMGPMELKQVSGKTPVLDVGTIAQIKSGNIKVFPAIRSFQEYGVEFTNGRIESFDVVILATGYKSNVPYWLKENEFFSQQSGFPNKPNEWKGKDGLYAAGFSRRGLLGVSMDATKIAEDIAQSYNNIYKLQRS; from the exons ATGGACCACCACTTCACTGAGATAGAGGGGAAGATGGCGCACGAGCCACTGGCACACAGCTCCACCTTCTCCGATGAGACGAAAGACAAAATGGAGCACGATTCACTGGTGTACAGTCCACGCAGCATCGCGAGGGCCACAACCACCGGCATCCCTGTCGGCGATCAAGGCGTGGCCGTGCTACGTGGGCCGCTTATCGTGGGTGCAGGGCCGGCGGGTCTGGCATGCGCGGCGTTGCTCACCATGTTATACATTCCCTACGTGCTCCTAGAGCGCGACGTGTGCGTAGCCTCAATGTGGCACCGCCGCACGTACCGCAGGTTGTGTCTGCACCTACCCAAGCGCTACTGTGAGCTCCCGCTCATGCACTTCCCACGCACCTACCCCACATATCCAACCCGGCAGCAGTTCCTTGTCTACCTCAATGAGTACATGCGCGCATTTGGCATCCGCCCATTTTTCAGCCTCGAGGTTGTCGCTGCCGAGTACAACGGTGAATACTGGTGTGTCCGCACCAAAGATGTCATCCCCACTGGCACTCTCAACGGCCAAAGCGGCGAGGAGTCTATCCGAGAGTACCGCTCCAAATGGCTGATCGTTGCCACAGGAGAGAACGCCGAGCCTGTTGTGCCTGACATGCCGGGAATCCATAACTTCAAGGGTCAAGTAATGCACTCATGTGACTACCGTAGCGGCGAGTCCTTCCAAGGCAAGAAGGTGCTAGTCGTTGGCTGCGGTAACTCTGGCATGGAGGTGTCTCTCGACCTCGCTAACCACAACGTGCACACCTCGATGGCTGTTCGTCGTTCG GGGCACGTACTTCCAAGAGAGGTCATGGGGATCTCAACTTTTAGTTTGTCTGTGTGGCTCCTCAAGTTTCTACGTGTCCAAATAGTGGACCGGATTCTTCTTCTACTCGCTTGGTTCATTTTAGGAGACACTGCACAAATTGGTATTCCTCGGCCTAGCATGGGTCCAATGGAGCTCAAACAAGTGTCTGGTAAGACACCGGTGCTTGACGTGGGGACGATAGCACAGATTAAGTCCGGCAACATTAAA GTATTTCCTGCAATTCGAAGTTTCCAAGAATATGGTGTAGAGTTTACAAATGGTAGGATTGAATCATTTGATGTTGTGATTCTTGCCACAGGTTATAAGAGTAATGTTCCTTATTGGTTGAAG GAGAATGAATTTTTTTCacagcaaagtggatttccaaacAAACCAAATGAATGGAAAGGAAAGGATGGACTCTATGCTGCTGGGTTCTCAAGGCGTGGTCTACTTGGTGTGTCTATGGATGCCACCAAAATTGCAGAGGATATTGCGCAGTCTTATAATAATATATATAAGCTACAAAGATCATAA